In Nyctibius grandis isolate bNycGra1 chromosome 17, bNycGra1.pri, whole genome shotgun sequence, the genomic stretch TTCCGAGAGATTAGTAAATGTCCTGACCTCCCTGTtgcaaaaccagtaacaaaacCGAAAGCCACTGGGCACAATTTTCAGCGCTGGAGGAAGCCTTGGGAGGTCACCTCTTCCCATGTTCCTCAGGCAGTTGTCTGCAGATCTCGGGGGGGACAAGGGCCACAAATCCCCACCTCTGTCCACATATTCCTCCTCACACACATTAATAAACAGCGCAGGAACCCACCTCTCCACCCCATACTTTCTTTTATCAGAGTTCCCCACTCCCAACCTTTGCCAACAGCTCTCTGTACACtcactttcttctctgcttgctGAACCACACAAGAGCTTATCCAAGCTGCAGATGATGGAAAGCATCACAGAGCTTAAATCAATGTTAGCTGCCCGCCGCTGAGCCAGAGTAACCATAGGCCGGGCTTCTCTCTCCCACACCTCAGCGGGGTTTGCTGCAGTGCCAGGATAGACCTGGACCCCATCACCccaacagcaagaaaatacCTGTCCTTGGCCTAAGAAGCTTAAagcttttcatagaatcacagaaccgttttggttgggaaggacctttaagatcatcgagtccaaccgttaacccagcactgccaaggccaccactaacccatggccctcagcaccacatctccacggcttttaaatccccccagggatggggactccaccactgccctgggcagcctgggccagtgcttgacaacccttttggggaagaaattgtccctgatctccaacctaaacctcccctggggcaacttgaggctgtttcctctcatcatatcgcttgttacttggaagaagagaccaacatccGCCTCACCAccccctcctttcaggcagttgtagagagtgagaaggtctcccctcagcctccttttcttcagactaaacagAAGCGGCTTGAATTTCTCTGCAAAGCACCTTACTCAAGCAGCAGTTGGCTACCAGAGGTTAATGCATCCAACCTACTTCTTGTGTATGTatgcttttcttcctggctAAGGGTTGGTGGGTCCATTTAGCTGGAAGAGAGCAGGTAACTGTGAGAGAAGCCAAAACCTTGTTATTGAGCAGAACaattgagggggaaaaaaaaaaatcagacaagcTGGAAACTTTTGTAGGCACAGGGGCTAAAAGGGCGAATGGTACCGGGTTTGTGCCCTTTTTCGCTGTAATTAACACCGAACAACTGGAGGGGCCTGACGAAGCGCACCGGGACACAAATAGCGGCTGCGGGGGATGCCCCACAGCTGCGGGCCGAGGAGCTCTGCTCTGAGGGGACACCAGGGCCTCCGGGGCACTGGGAAGGTCTCAGGTCCCACCAGGCAGCTCCGCTTCAGCCACGGAGGCGCCGGAGGGGCCAcggggagcggggccgtggCGGGGGGCCGCGACCAATGCCCGCTGCCTCAGGAACTCCCGCTCCCAGCATGCCTCGCGGCAGCCTGCCGCGCCCATGGGACGGGCGAGACCACAGCACTGACGGGAAGAGGGGTGGACGTTGAGGACTTCCCTTCCACACACCGCTCTCAGAGACCCCCATCGCCTCCCAGCTCGCCTGTGGAGCCGTTGTGTCCCGCGCCGGTGCCTTCCAGGTGCAACGGGGAGCGCGGCAGGAGCGCGTCCCCCATGCCACCGTCCAGTGGTTGCTCCTGCCGTCCCTTTGCGCATGTGCAGTGAGTCCGTCTCCCCCCACGGTCCATGCGCTCGGCGCCGTTAGTCCGCACATGCGCAGTCCCACGCTGCCCCGCCCAACGCCCCGCGGCTCCATGCGCTGGGGCGTCGCCTCTCAACCAACCCTGCTGTGAGCGCCGGGGAGGAGGAGCGCCGCCTTCTGATTGGTCATCGAGCCTGCGGACCGGGCTGGGATTGGTCGCTACGGGCGGGAGGCGGGGTAGGGTGTCGCGGCACGGTGAAGCGGCGGATCGGCCTCCAGAAGGTTCCGCGCCCGGTGCCGCGCTCCAGTCgctcctgccgccgccgcgATGATGGGCCCGCGCCCCGTCCTCGTGCTCAGTGAGTGCCGCCGCGGCCGGTCCGGCCtcccggggggggtcccagggctgGAGGGCGAGGGGAGGGGGCCCCCTGCCCGCCTCACGCTCCCCGCCGCCATGTTGGTTCCCGCTCACGGCCGGGCGCTCCCTCACAGACCCCCCGAGCTGCCCCCTCGCTGTCGCTCCTCAGGCCCCACAGGTTCCCCACAGCCGTTGCGCGGTCACAGAATCGTTtcggttggaaaagacctttaagatcatcgatGTCGTGtcgtccccccgccccgccttTGCTCCCTGCGCGAGGGCTCAGGGCACCGGAGCCCCCGCTCCTCGTTAAACCTTTCCTGGCAGATCTCGGCTTCTCTCAACTATATTTCTGCTCCTGTGTTTCTCGGCACGTTGCTTTGTGCTGTCCCGTTTGCACCCCTTGCACTTGGTGATTCTCTCACCACCCACCCTCCAATATGAGCCTTTCCCCGGGGgttcctttctgctctgctcacccTTCGCCCCACAGGCTGTTGTAGCCCGGGGCCCCTTTGCTCTCCGTCTGCTTACCTTATTggtgctgcttttgctgttgctttcatagaatcacagactggtttgggttggaagggaccttaaagcccatccagttccactcccctgccacgggcagggacaccttccaccagcccaggttgctccaagccccatccaacctggccttgaaccctgccagggagggggcagccacagcttctctgggcaacctgggccaggctctcaccacactcacagcaaagaattttttcctttcttttattctgttttataaatCTACATGCACAAACATCCCCTCCTGAAGTAAATCTGTGCTCGTCGAGTCTCAGCTTGtgataaaagcaaagcagcacccAGCCTAGAGATTCTTCAGGGCAGACCCTTTTGACAGCTACTCCCCAAGTATGGTTGGGAGCTTGTGGTACAGCAGTGGCTGCTCACGCTCGTGTGCCAAAGACAGACCAACACTGCTGtataaaacttaattttaagtGTTCTACTTACTGTGCGTGAGCATCTGTAACTTTTTTGCACTGAAAACTACTGTGCAGCAGTTCCTAGGCTTTGGGGCATCTTGCAGCTTCTAGTGAGTCACTGCTGTTCCATTCTCTTGGGGAAATAGGTTATCAGGGCCACAAAGCTTTGTCTCAGTTGAATTATGCTGCTACTCAGGAGTTCTGTTATAATcagaaatgttgtttttcaCTGATACTCTTCTATGAATGTGCTTTCGTGTAGTGGCTGTGGTATTTCTATTGTAAACTCTTAATTTAGAACTGGTCATATATCACGTGTGTGTGACTGAGAGGGTCTCTCTGACACTGTTTCTTGGGCTTTGGATTAAAGTTATATTTGtgctttaacattttattttttttttctgtgcgcTTTAGGTCAGAATATGAAACGTGAGTCTGGAAGAAAAGTCCAGACTGGAAACATCACTGCTGCTAAGGTACCATGTTCTCATGTCAGGctgttttgattatttttttttagtgcgtgtgtgtatatatatatatatttatatatttaagtgGGAAAACTGGATTTGAAGCCTATTTTCTCTAGTCTGTGTGAATCCTGGGTACAAGCAGCATAGAAAACGAATTTTCAGTGGTAAAATAATAGGTGCAACGTAACTGAACAGGGTGGGGGTTAACCCACCAAAACCTCTTTCTCTGCAAAATCTGAAAGTGTGTAAGTTTTGACATCTGATTTAGTTAATAATTTAGTGTGGTGCCGGTGCTCTTATAACCCCTTTGTTCTCATTCCCACACAATCCTTAGCTTCTTTGACATCTAAGCAACTGCAGAGCCATTGGGTCACTTAAAATTTGCAGTGGCTGCTTGTTTCATAGAGactatgtggggtttttttttggcttttcgATGCCCTCCTGTATCacctcatttcttttcttcctcctagACTATTGCTGACATTATCCGAACGTGTTTGGGACCAAGAGCAATGATGAAGGTAAGAACTTTTGCTGAAATACCTGTGCTGCCTGCTGGCTAGAAACACCTATTATAGGTCAGTGCAAACGCTGCTTCTCTTTCGGTTGCAGATGCTTTTGGACCCCATGGGTGGGATTGTGATGACCAATGATGGCAACGCTATTCTTAGAGAAGTAAGTTTTTCCTAAAGGATTGTCTTACTTAACATGAGTTGGAATCTTCCAGAATCTTCCTCCTCAGAAAAATAGCTTTGATCCCAGCGTGGTAAGTTTTGCTGGAGGTTTTACAAGACTCATGTAAATTCTTGGTAATTAAGAGTAGATACTTGCTTTTACAATGCCAGATAATTTCACCAGGGAATGATTGTCGCCTTTCTGGTGCAAGTGATGTTAAAATAACATCACAAAAATCATAAATCCGTGGGTGACGCAATATTGTGAAAAAGAGAGGCTTATTTTCGGTctcaaaaaggaagaaaaatatttgctgtagtTGGGCAGAGTGCCTTGGATTGCTTAAAACGTGTGATATTTATTCCATTGAGCAAGAAGTCTCAGCTTTAGCATTCTGCAACAAAAACATGCCCCTTGCTCCTGTACAGATTCAAGTCCAGCATCCAGCTGCCAAGTCAATGATTGAGATCAGCCGTACTCAAGACGAAGAAGTTGGAGATGGGACCACGTCTGTGATTATCCTTGGTAAGGAGAGTGAATAGGACATGCTTTTTATAAAGTAtggtgaccttagtgcagtctacaactacctgaagggaggttgtagtgaagtgggagttggcctcttctcccaggcaaccagcgataggacaagaggacacagcctcaagcttggccaggggagggtcaggttggacattaggaagcatttcttctcagcaagggtcattagccattggaaggggctgcccagggaggtggcggagtcaccatctctggaggggtttaagacaagactggacatggcacttagtgccctggtctagttgccatggtggtgtcagggcaatggttggactcgatgatcccagagggctcttccaacctcattgattctgggattctgtaaaGGGTTAAGGCTGAAGTTTGCCCTTTTTGCTCATCAGAGCCCCGTAAGTGTGCCTTAATGAGACAGATACTCATTATTTACCAACCCTAAAATGGAtccatttgggtttttttactgtggaAGACAACACTAGGTTCGTTAGACCCTTCGGTGATCAGCTCTGCTTTGGAAAGTTGTGTTCTTTCCCTGAGATAAGCACAGTTAAGTACAAAGAAAGGTGGAGGTGACATTAGAGCAGAGGGTAGCAGATACTTTTTGTCTGGGATGCTGTTCTGTGTCGACTGTTGATTGTTCTACTGACTTATTTGGGGGAATTTTGatgttttggtaattttttttcagctggagaGATGCTCTCTGTTGCCGAACACTTCCTTGAGCAGCAGATGCACCCGACTGTGATCATTGGGGCTTATCGTAAGGCTCTGGATGACATGATCAGTAGTCTAAAGAAAATCGGGTGAGTAGAGGCTGGTGGGAGTTAGAGAGAAGGGATGTGGGGTTTCTGTACTGCTCCAGATGATTCTTCAGGGAATCATGTTAGGAAAATATAATTGGAGAGGGACTCAAGGGGATTCTGAGTAGGTTGTAGCCTGGGGTGATGCTCAGTTGActgtttggttttgcctttgtgTCAGCACTGCGGTGGACGTGAACAACAAAGAGATGatgcttaaaataataaagagcGCCATAAATACCAAGGCAATAAACCGCTGGTCTGACTTGGCCTGTAGCATCGCTCTCGACGCTGTGAAGACTGTGGAGTTTGAAGAGAACGGCAGGAAGGaaattgatattaaaaaatatgcaaaagtaGAAAAGGTGAGTATGTCCTGAACCGTTTCTTGTCCGTGTGCCCCTTTCCTGCTCTGAACTGGTTGTTCCTAGGGTGCAGTGGGAAGaattctgtgctgctgctctgcagcctgcaaACATAACCCTTGAAGGTGTTTTAGTGCTATCAGCCTGGCTGGTTTAGAGTGAAAACCAGGGTGGTTATTTCAACTCTTTTAGAATCTTTGTCAAAAAGATCATGTAAGTTGTTTCCATTTCCATCTTCCAAACACGTGTTGCCACAATGTGAGCATTTCCTCGAGGTTTTCCACAGCTTTTCCTTTAATCAAAGCCAGTGTGCTCTTACAATTAACTCCAATTGCAACCTGGATGTATCATGGTTACTCatgagttttcctttttcagtccGTGGGCTGGATAGTTTCAGGAGCACAGACAGTTTTTTCTGGAGTACATtgacttgtctttttttccccctttgtgTCTGTCAGATTCCAGGTGGTTTTAGTGAAGACTCGTGTGTTTTGCGTGGAATCATGGTGAATAAAGATGTAACTCATCCCAGGATGCGTCGCCTTATTAAGAATCCACGCATTGTCCTTCTGGATTGTTCACTAGAGTACAAGAAAGGAGAGAGCCAGGTAAAGTGAGTCTTCTTAGAGATGTCCACAACTTTTGATTTAAGACTAGTAAAGTGAACAAATCCAGATTATAGAGTCagggaatggtttgggttggaagggaccttaaagcccatccagtcccacccccctgccacgggcagggacaccttccaccagaccaggttgctccaagccccatccaacctggccttgaacactgccagggagggggcagccacagcttctctgggcaacctgggccaggctctcaccaccctcattaggaatttcttcctcagatctcatctcaatctcccctctttcagtttaaaaccgttccccctcgtcctgtcactccgtGCCCTTggcaaaagcccctctccagatttcctgtagccccttcaggtactggaaggtgctagaaggtctccccggagccgcctcttctccaggctgaacagccccagctctcccagcctgtctccagagcagaggggctccagccctctgagcatctccgtggcctcctctggactcgctccaccagctccgtgtccttctgctgttggggccccagagctggacgcagcactgcaggggggtctcaggagagcgcagcagaggggcagaatcccctccctcgccctgctggccatgctgctggggatgcagcccaggacacgggtggctctgggctgtgagcgcacgttgccggctcatggtgatcttctcgtcacccatcaccccaagtccttctcctcagggctgctctccatccattccccacccagcctggatttgtgcttgggatcgccccgacccacgtgcaggaccttgcccttggccttgttgaactccatgtggtttgcatgggcccagctctcagCTCGTTAAAaacatcagtagcaaaaggCTGCCTTCGTGTGCTGCCTTTTGGCGACCTTTTTATACGTATGGGCTAATCCTGCTGGGGGGTCAGTACCCTGGAGAACAAGGTAGAAGAATATAACTGAGGCCACGGTGCTTTTACTCACTGAAGCAGCTACACTGTGTAGCCAAGTGACggtcaaagaaatatttctgtgcttaaACAGTAATAACTGACACAGCGTCACAGTTTATTTGATCAGTATTTTTTGTGTGTAGTTCCTAACTCTTCTCCAGGCAATATCAGAGGAGTAAAGATCGCTCAAGCCAGGGGGTCTGTGCCTAACTCTGTGAAGGGCTGGGAGGAACAGTCAGGTACTTACACCTCTTTCTGTGCAGACTGACATTGAAATAACGCGGGAGGAAGACTTTGCCCGCATCCTGCAGATGGAGGAGGAGTACATCCAGCAGATCTGCGAGGATCTGATGAGAGTCAAGCCGGATCTGGTCATCACAGAGAAAGGAATTTCTGGTAATAACACTGTGTGATCCTCCTGTGTGGTGAATTCATCTTAGGAAGGTTCCTGCGGTGTTAAATGCACCgttcaaacaaaaaaccaaacccacaaacttGATTTTGAACATGaccctggttttgttttggtttttagctTTCAAGCAAGTAATTCTACATCACAGGCATTGGGGGTGGCTCTTGAGGTTGCCTtacaataatattttgcttttcctgcatTTGGAAACGACACCAAAACACAAGCGAGGCTGAGTCTGTCAGACCAGGGCAAGCTGCGCTGGAATTTTGCCTTGCAACTTGGTTTATGAAGCTACAtttaggttttttctttccataaccctttttactttaaaaaataataaattttgtGGCCCTACCGCTGATTAATCAATAAAATTGCACCAACCTGATTGCAGACTTGGCCCAACACTACCTGATGAAAGCCAACATCACCGCGATCCGCAGGGTGAGAAAGACAGACAACAACAGGATCGCCAGGTGAGCGCCAGCTCCTCGCTGGAGCCCGTTCTCGCTCTCTGTGGCGTGGAGTTTTCACTCTTATCTCACGCTTTCTCCCCAATTCTTACATGTGAGCATCTCACTTGACTTGTTTTGCGTGCTAGGGCCTGCGGGGCTCGCATTGTGAGTCGCACGGATGAGCTGCGGGAGGAGGATGTGGGAACTGGAGCCAGGCtgtttgaagttaaaaaaataggaGATGAGTATTTTGCCTTCATCACTGATTGCAAAGACCCCAAGGCTTGCACCATCGTTCTGCGTGGAGCCAGCAAGGAAATCCTAGCAGTAAGTTAACTCTAGTAGTAAATTCTTACATattctgcttctcctcctgtCTTGGCCACCTTCTTGATCAATAAGCCGTTGCTTCCTTTTGAGCAGCTGCAAATGAAGCAAGCACAAGTTTCCTCTGGGTTCTAGAGCGACAAAGAGTTCAGCTAGTGCTGTGTTAGAGCTCCCTGCCGCCTGTTACGACTGGTagcaactagttcataaatcccttggagtaaaataaggtgaaacgacaccaaagaactggtatgaaattaagaatgatttattaatacagggaaagttgcgtggtcataagtgtcttgggtttgtaaaggcattgagaaaagagaggaaaagaaaatgaaggagagaaagaagacagtaggagagagaggaaaagagagatcaccagcCTTTGATCCAGCGgtgtaagttgtttgtagagttggtaaattgcttgcaggatggtcctcaggtggcaggggcaggagcccaccagcatcccaagcagAGGTTCTAAATACTtcaggtcatttgcatgcgagatgggagagggtggtaacatccctcttgtctcccccctcccctcccttcctgtgctaattgggacgcctgcgctttgtaggCTTAGGTGTTCttgaaatgagtcggtggtgCCCCAAGGGGTCTCTGGtgggaggttgtagtgaagtgggagttagcctcttctcccgggcaactagcgataggacaagaggacacagcctcaagcttggccaggggagggtcaggttggacattaggacatttcttctcagcaagggtcattagccattggaaggggctgcccagggaggtgggggagtcaccatctctggaggggtttgagaaaagactggacatggcccttagtgccctggtctagttgccatggtggtgtcagggcaatggttggactcggtgatccctgaggtctcttccaacctggttgattctgtggtggTCGagatcccccctagttgtggtgtgACCCTGGTGTCCTGCACAAGCGTGgctgatgccttgcaaagttgttgcacatgtaggctggccccaaggaaaagatacctcCACAGGACTTGCCTCTTcttccagccagagttgtaaatcacaccaattcaggcacagcaaaggtgttgttctgctcccaaggccctgatctcttgccagacttccaggcctctgtagcacccaccccctcctccagccagagttgtcaaacaagttgtttaaggcacaCAAACTCTGTCACACCACCCCATAAAATCTGCGCTTTTGTGTTGCAGGAGGTAGAACGCAACCTCCAGGACGCCATGCAGGTGTGTCGCAACGTCCTCATCGACCCGCAGCTGGTGCCGGGCGGCGGAGCCACTGAAATGGCCGTTTCCCACGCGCTGACAGAGAAATCCAAAGGCATGACGGGGGTGGAGCAGTGGCCGTACCGGGCGGTAGCCCAAGCCCTGGAGGTCATTCCCCGGACGCTGATCCAGAACTGTGGTGCTAGCACCATCCGGGTGCTCACCTCGCTCAGGGTAAGGCGGTGGGTCAGCCAAAGAGGTTCGATCCCTTCCTGCTGTGTCCTACCCCCCTCGGGTCAATCATCCTTCCACAGCAGGGCCCTTGGGGCAGCTTTTTAGTAGTTGCACTTGGCCTTGACACGAAAGTCACCCTGTGTTGGAGTAACCCATCCGTTGAAGGTGATAGAAAGGTtcttggtgtggttttttttgcattatctgCGCTACAGGCGTTTTTACTCAAGTTTTATGCTGAATTTGAAAGCATAAAAATGGAGTTAAAGAACTTGGTGGAGGAACCAGAGTTTAAAAACCAAACTTAACAAACCCTTGAGGGTGAACAAAATCAACGTCTTCCTTTGGGATTAGATTGGATGGTATGAGAGAGTATCTCCAGCTCTGACTTGTGGTACCTCCAGCTCTGACTTGTGGTACCTCCAGCTCTGACTTGTGGTATCTCCAGCTCTGACTTGTGGTATCTCCAGCTCTGACTTGTGGTATCTCCAGCTCTGACTTCTGGTATCTCCCACACCCCGACTGCCCCACGCCCCGACCTCAAGTGATGCTCAGTAACACGCTCTTGTATAAACTCCAAAAATTGAGAAAATTCTCGTGACCTTTTACTATTTCCCTGAGCCCGTGGGTCAGTTTGAGTTTCCCCCAGGTGAATTCGCCGTCTCTAACCCCCTCGGTGGTGACCTGGCGTTCTTGCTTACAGGCAAAACACACCCAAGAAGGCAGCCAGACGTGGGGAGTGAACGGTGAGACCGGAGCCTTGGTTGACATGAAGGACCTGGGGATCTGGGAGCCTTTGGCAGTTAAATTGCAGACCTATAAAACAGCGGTAGAGGtaaggagagaggggaggagtTAAGAGATCTCTTGGGAGAGGGGAATGTTACTGCTTGTGCGCTTGGCCGTTCGGGTAAGCGCCGCAGACAGAGTGTGGTGGAGGTGTGATGATGAAGGGATGGGATAAGCCCGTGGGAGCCCGTCCTCAGGCTTTCAGAGGGGTTGGGGTTGTGATCCTGTGGCTAAAATTTGTTGTGTTCCATCCAAGCTGTGGCCAGTTAGTGGCTGCCTGTTGGATCGTGGAGTGGCCTTGCCTGAGCTGCCCTCCCCTCGTTAGAAAATCCCCTTTCGAGCGTGTGCTCGCGGGTGTTGGATCAAAGGCGGCTGCTTGAAAGGATTCTGTGTCCCTTTCTTGCCAGACAGCTAGAAATAACTGGTGTCCCCTTTCCACGGGTGCCAGAGCCACTGACTGCTCCCACCGTGTCCTTTCCCCTGTGCTAAGAGAAGCATTTAGTCAAAGGGGGATGTTTTTTTGTGGgtaaattggatttttttctttgtgatgaGCTCCTGACTAACCTGGGTTGTGGGCTTTCTCCCCAGACTGCAGTTCTCCTCCTCCGCATCGATGACATCGTTTCGGGGCACAAAAAGAAGGGTGAGGATCAAAGCAAGCAGCCCCCCGCGCCGGAGGCGGCCCAGGAATAAGAGGAATCGAGTCGGGGGAAGAACCAGGCGCCGCGGCCTCGGCTGGGGGACGAGCTCCCTGAGGCCGAGCCCGGGATGAGTTTGTCTAAAGtctgtgggagggaggggggggaaaaccAAACCCATGAAGGTGGGGAAAGGGGCTGAGGTGTCACGTAGTGCCCCAGCTCTGGGCAGATACTGATGGTTCATGTAAGTCTCTGGCCTGTGCGTTCTCCTTAAATGCCTCAAAAATAAACCGCGTCCTTTCACTGTGTGCGCGTTTAATGCGGGTCAGGGTGGATGGAAAATCCCCCCTGCCTCGGGCCGGGCGCTGCCAGGGAGCGTTGGGCGGGTTCGTGGGGCGGGACGGGACCCCCCGCGCCCGCTGACACGATTTTTAACCCCTAAAATCTTCCTGAAGGGCGGCGGCTCCTTTAAGAGCCTCTTGCGCGGCCCCTTTAagagggcggggggggctctGAGCGGTCACGTGAGCGGGTGGGGTCGCAACATGGCGGCGAGCgcggtgctgctgctgctggcggcGGCCGCCGGGACCGCGACCGGGACCGGCCGGCgggtgagcggggccggggggcaccgggcggGCTCCAGCCTGTGCTCGGGGACTCGTCCCGGGTGGGACCGGCCCCGGCGCCCGCCCCGTTCCCCGGGGGGAGCCTCGGAGGCCGCATCCTGCTCGGAGCAGGGTCTGGGCTGGAGCCCGACCCCGGTGCTGTGGCCCAAACGtgtggggggcagaggggctaCCTCGGGTCTCCCCGCCCACCCCCGGGGCtcaggctggagctggagggaacgtgccccctgccccatcccgcTACACGGGGGTCACCCGTGTCTGGGCACCCTGTCCTGGTGCCACCCGCCTCCGTCCCTCGTGTCCCCGATGCGGTGGGGGCACCGTGGCGCTGGGCAGGGACGGGGCTCGCTGCCGGAGCTGTTCGGAACCAGACGGATGTGAAACGCCGACCGAGCTCGTTCAGCACCGCTCGCACCGTGGCCGGGCTCCCCGGGAAGCCACCGCAGCCCCCACGGTGTCCCCGTCTCACCAGGGACACGTTTGGGGTTGTCCCCCGCTGGGTAGGACCGTGTCACCCCgagccctctcctccctccgCAGGTGTCCATGCAGTACAACCCTGGCTGGAACAACTCCTCCGTCAACCTGCTGCACGTGCGGGCGGTGGGGCCCGGGGACACCCTGCACTACGTCTGGAGCAGCATCGGGGCTCCCGCCGTGCTGCTGGTGGCTACTGCGAGCGCGAGCAGCGTCCTGCGCGTCAACTGGACCCGGCTGCTGTCACCCGCCCCCGCGGGCGCCGTCTGGATCGACCCTCCCAGCAGCGTCGTCTACTCCGCTGCCGTTGTCTTCACCAAGGTAGCGCTGAGGACGGTGGCCCTGCCCCGTGgcggaggggacacgggggggtcGGCAGCTTTCCCAGCCGCAGCGAAACGGCCCCTTGTGCGGCCCACTCCGGTTGTCTCTGGCTCGAGCTGTGATGGTGCCTTGAGATGTCTGGCCAAGGCGGCTCCTCTTTGGTCTCCTTCCTCGCCATGGTGGCAGTGGCAGCCCGTGGACCACGGCACGAAGCAGTGGGGTAGCCACAAGCACCCTggcccctctccccttccttctctgtaGGTGTTTGAGTACAGCGAGGGCAGAGCGCTGGAAGAGCTCTTCTACCCCACGTACGACCTGGCTGACTTCTCCTGGGACAGCATCAACCACACCCTGAACCACACGGCCCTGACGGCCGAGTTCACGGGCGTCCCGGCCACCGACCCTGGCGGCAGCTTCTCCAACGGCAGCCTGGCGTTTCGGGTAAGGGGCAGAGGGGGGATGCACCACGGTGGGATGCTGTAGGGAGAACGCAGTGAAGGTCATGTCCAAAGCACCTGCTGAAGAGGGAACGTTGCTCCTTGGTGTCCCAACCGGTGCTCACGCTGTCCCTCTGACCTGTGTCCCCTGCAGGTGACAGCCTACGAGGCCAGTGGCCGT encodes the following:
- the CCT3 gene encoding T-complex protein 1 subunit gamma, with the protein product MMGPRPVLVLSQNMKRESGRKVQTGNITAAKTIADIIRTCLGPRAMMKMLLDPMGGIVMTNDGNAILREIQVQHPAAKSMIEISRTQDEEVGDGTTSVIILAGEMLSVAEHFLEQQMHPTVIIGAYRKALDDMISSLKKIGTAVDVNNKEMMLKIIKSAINTKAINRWSDLACSIALDAVKTVEFEENGRKEIDIKKYAKVEKIPGGFSEDSCVLRGIMVNKDVTHPRMRRLIKNPRIVLLDCSLEYKKGESQTDIEITREEDFARILQMEEEYIQQICEDLMRVKPDLVITEKGISDLAQHYLMKANITAIRRVRKTDNNRIARACGARIVSRTDELREEDVGTGARLFEVKKIGDEYFAFITDCKDPKACTIVLRGASKEILAEVERNLQDAMQVCRNVLIDPQLVPGGGATEMAVSHALTEKSKGMTGVEQWPYRAVAQALEVIPRTLIQNCGASTIRVLTSLRAKHTQEGSQTWGVNGETGALVDMKDLGIWEPLAVKLQTYKTAVETAVLLLRIDDIVSGHKKKGEDQSKQPPAPEAAQE